The genomic stretch TGGCTTCAACGGGTTTAGTCTGAGTGACTAGGGATGTAGCATTAATGCTAGCGAATGAGATCGCAGCGATCGCCACGTTGCGATTGAGAAATTTGGTAATCATGGAAAATCCTAATATTAAGCAGTAGCTTTAATTTCGTTAAGGAAGGCGGCATAAGTGCTAGAGCGCATAAACTGCAAATAGTTTGCTGCCATATCATCGGTAATCAGTTCAATCAGCAGGCTATTCTCTAGCCAAAACTCAATTAGCTGAAAAGGACCGCGATCGCAAAATCTCACCAACCAACCTTCACGAATCCCAATCTCTTCAATCCTTTCGCGACTAATGGGGACAGAAATAGCAGCATGGACAGAATGTAACGCTGGTGCTTGTTCTGTCTCTTTGACCTCAACCTCGGTCATACCTGCCACCCATACGGCTTTTTGGGGTAAAATCTCAATGGCTGTACCATAGGTATCGTCAGCGATCGCAATGTATGCGCCTTGATGGATGGGAAACTCAAAAAACTGTCCATTCATTAATTCGGCAAGTATTTTGGCAACACGAAAGGGGTTGGCGACGGCAATGGATAAATGATGAATCATGGTGATTTACTCCTGTAGTAATTAATGTTGTTTTCCAATTTGGGTTTAATTTGGGTCTAATTTGAGTTTGCTTAACTCCTCACGTTTTTAGTATTGCGGCGATCACTAAATAAGACTAGGGAAGATAAGGTAACTTAAGAGATAAAAATGGTAACTTAAGGTTATTTTGTGCCAATAGTGCTGTGCGAAGCACAGCACTATTGGCTATATCAAACCGATAACTAAGCAGCAGTAACTAATGCCAGAAAAGCGTAATTTGCGGAAAAGGGGTGTCATCTTGACTCCGCATGGTCAAATTAGATTGCAGCAAGCAAGACGGGAAAAGGAAATCGCGGAAAATTTTGCCGATCGCTTTACCCTTGAAGAAATTAGCGATCGCAAGGGGTTATCGATCAAAACTATTACTAAGGTATTGGAGGCAAAAGTCCCCGTAGATAAGCCTACGATTGAGGCGTTTTTTCATGGATTTGGCTTGCTTTTAGAGCGAGATGATTACCAACAGCCCGATCAGACTGAGCTAACGGGGACTTCAGCAACAGCCAATATTTTGTCTAATCAGGAATCAGAAACACAACTAGAACCCCAACCCGAACCGCAATTAGAACCGCGCCCAGAAAGACTATTGCAAATTGACTTTGGCGAATCTCCAGATGTGTCAATGTTCTACGGCAGGCAGCAAGAACTGAATCAATTAATGCAGTGATTAGATTTAGATGTAGATCAAATTGCTGCAACTCAAGAAATTGCGGAACCAGCAAAACGCTTAATTGGTATTTTCGGGATGGGATGCATGGGTAAGCCTTCCATTGTAACCAAACTCTTACATACTGGAGATCTCCCTCGAACTTCCTAAAATTTAGACAATTATCTCTGGCGGAGACTAAAATAAACCCATTAATTACCACTTCCTACAGATCGAGTGAATTTATGCCAAACTTAATGCAGATTCAGAGCAATGCTCAAATAGTTATCAATGCGGAAATTGCAACCGTTTTTGATGCATCAACAGATTGCAAAAATTTGCCAAAATTCTTTACTGGCTATCAAAGTATCCCTGCAATTGTGGGGGCAAAAACTATAGATGAACTGCCTCTTCATGAGGGAAGCATACGAATTGTTGACAATAGTGATGGCTCCTCAATTGAAGAAGTAATCGTCTTGTTGGAAAGACCAAGCACGCAAAAATACAAGTTGATTAAAGGATTTAAACCACCATTTTCTTGGCTAGTCAAAACTGCATCTGGGCAGTGGTCATACGAAGATCTAGATAGCAAAACAAAAGTGATCTGGAATTTTTATTTTGAGATGTCTAATATTTTTGCCTATGCCATTTTTCGCTTGGCAGTGCTGCGTCCATTTCAAAAAGCCCAAGACATCTGTCTGAGAAACTTAAAGGAGTATGTTGAGGGGAGTGACGGCAGATTATAGGTGGTCATTTGCCTGCAAGGACACTCTAACCTTCTCAGGTAATACCAAAACTAAAAATGTCTACGCCATTTTTAGTTTTTAAAATCCTTACTGGGTTTGGTTTTTAATTCACAAAAGTGTTGTCACACTTTCGTGAATTGGTATAAGCTCGAAAGAATCATTGCTTCTGATGCGATCGTTGGTACTCGTTATGATGAGGGGCAAATGCGACGATGGGATTGCTCAGGTTGAGACTGTTGCCCATTTAAGCAGTAAGTTAATGTTATTTTGCGCCTATGGTGCTAAGGTCTTTACAACTTAATAAAGAACCAGTTTTTGGGTGGCGCGGCGAAGCCGCGCCACCCAAAAACTGGGTTCTTATTTTATTGCGAAGCTCTAACACCATGCGCTATGTCAAACCCATAACTAAGCAGCAGTAACTAATGCCAGAAAAGCGTAATTTGCGGAAAAGGGGTGTCATCTTAACTCCGCATGGTCAAATTAGATTGCAGCAAGCAAGGAGGGAAAAGGAAGTCGCGGAAAACTTTGCCGATCGCTTTACCCTTGAGCAAATTAGCGATCGCACGGGGTTATCGATCAAAACTATTACTAAGGTCTTGGAGGCAAAAGTCCCTGTAGATAAGCCCACGATTGAGGCATTTTTTCATGGATTTGGTTTGCTTTTAGAGCGAGATGATTACCAACAGCCTGATCAAACTGAGCTAACGGGGACTTCAGCAACAGCCGATTTTTTGCCTAATCATGCATCAGAAACACAACTAGAGGCGCAAGCAGAAACGCGCCCAGAGAGAATACTGCAAATCGACTTTGGCGAATCTCCAGATGTGTCAATGTTCTACGGCAGGCAGCAAGAACTGAACCAATTAATGCAGTGGTTACATTTAGATCAAGATGCTCAAACTCAAGAGAGTCGGGAACCTGCAAAACGCTTGATTGGTATTTTCGGGATGGGAGGCATGGGCAAAACCTCCCTTGTAACCAAGCTCTTACATGAAGTGATTCAGCAGCAGCAGCAAAATGCCTCCGAACCATTTCGTTACATCATATGGCGATCGCTACGGAATGCCCCTAGTTTCGAGACGATTTTAGGGGATTGGCTAGGAATTTTGTCGGCACAGCAGGAAATTCAGCCCAACTTACAGAAGTTGCTCCAGTATCTCCAAAAGGAACGCTGTCTTTTGGTACTAGATAATTTTGAGACAATTTTGGATCGGGGAATTGTTGGCTTCTATCGTCAAGGCTATGAGGCTTATGGAGAACTGTTGCGGTTAATTGGCGAGACTTCGCATCGTAGTAGTTTGATCATCACCAGTCGCGAGAAAGCTAACGAATTTAATGTTTTGGAAGGAGAAGATTTGCCCGTATGGTCCTTAGCAATTCAGGGATCGGATCAGGCAAGTTTGGGATTGTTGCAATCTAAGGGGATTAAGGGAACTTCTGAACAGGCTAAAATTCTAGGCGATCGCTATGGGAATAGTCCTTTAGCGATCAAAATTATTGCCGCGACAATCCGCGATTTATTTGATGGCGAGATTGCGCTGTTTCTCAAAGAAGATGCAATTCTATTTAGTGGCATTCGCCGCCTATTAGACCAACAATTTATAAGACTTTCAGAACTAGAACAGGCGATTATGTTTTGGTTAGCGATTAATCGCGAATGGACAGATGTGGAAACTCTCTGCACAGATTTATTACCCAATGTTGCGCGTGCCAAAGTATTAGAAGCGATCGCTAGTTTGTATTGGCGGAATCTTATCGAAAAAAGCTTTGAGAATAGCTTGGGAATTTACACGCAGCAACCAATGCTGATGGAATATGTAGTTGAGCGCTTTACCGAACAGGCAAGTACAGAGTTGTTAGAGCGCCATACTCTAGGACTTTTGCATCATTACGCCTTCCTCAAAACCACCGTCAAGGAGCATATTCGCCATAGCCAAAGTCATCTGATCGTAGAGCCGATTGTCCGCCAACTGCAAGCGAGATTAGGTTCCTATCCAGCGATCGCGCAGCACTTAAAATCCATTCTCAATCAAATTCGTCCTCAAAATCTCACCCCAGATCATCAACCCACGCCCAGCTATGCCGCAGGCAATCTCATCAATCTGCTCTGTCATCTCAAACAAGATCTTACAGGTTGTAATTTTGCAGGTTTAGCGATTTGGCACGCCTACGCCCCCAATGTGCCGATGCCCAAAACCAGCTTCGCCCATGCTGAATTCCAACATACTCAGCTAACGGAAACCTTTGGCGCAGTCTTTGCCGTTGCCTATAGTCCCGATGGCAAATTGTTTGCGACAGGCGAGTTAAGCGGTTATTTGCGCCTATGGCGGATCAGCGATGGGCAGTTACTATGGGCAGTGCGTGGTTCGCTGAGTTGGATTCGTACAGTGGCTTTTGCCCCTGATGGTCAAACCTTGGCGATCGGTACAGGCGAACATCTAGTGGCTTTTTTTGAGGTTGCCACTGGTAGAGCCTTGCAAACCCTATCTGGACATACTGACCAAATCCACGCGATCGCCTTCCATCCACAGCAACCCCTCCTTGCTTCAGCCTGTGGCGATCAAACTCTACGGCTATGGGATGTGCAGAACGCCGAATGCTTGCATATTCTCACTGGACATACCGATCAGGTGCAGAGCGTATGTTGGAACTATGCAGGAGATTTGTTAATTAGTGGTAGTAGCGATCGCACAGTGCGAATTTGGCAGCTAGATCCTCAAGGGAATAAAGCCCCGATTTTAGTCCAAACTATTACCCAAGAAACCCATGCTGGACATAGCGATCAGGTCTTTGGTGTGCATTTCCATCCCAATGGGGAAATCTTTGCCAGTGGTAGCGCCGACAATACGGTGAAAATATGGCAATTGTCCCGTAACTTCACTCAAAATACTTCCATCAAACTTCTACATACCCTCAAAGGACATACAGCCCATCTTCTATTTGTGCAGTTTAGCCCCGATGGCGAAATGTTAGCCACAGCCAGCAGTGATATGACTATTCGGCTTTGGGATGCCGCGACAGGAGCGCTATGCAAAACCCTTAAAGCCCATGCCAACTGGGTGAGGGCTGTGCAGTTTAGCCCCGACGGGCGAACAATGCTATCGGGCTGTAGCGACTACACGATCCGTCTCTGGGATTGGCGATCGGGATTGGTTTTGCGAACTTGGATGGGTTATAGCAATTGGATTTGGGGTGCTAAGTTTAGCCATGATAGGAAGACGATCGCCTGTGCTGGGGGTGATCAAACTCTACGACTTTGGGATGTTGCTACGGGTAAATGCGTGCAAACCATTGGCGGTCATACCACTTGGATTTTAGCCGTAGTTTTGGATAGTCAACGCGACTTGGTGGCAACGGGTAGCGGTGATACTACGGTGCGCCTATGGCAAGCCAGCACTGGCAAGCAGCTAAAAATCCTTCAAGGGCATAAGAGTCAGGTGTTATCTGTGCAGTTTAGTCCCACCGATGCCATCCTTGCCAGTAGCAGCAGTGACTATGCTATTCATTTGTGGGAAATTCCAGAAGGAAAGTTATTACGAATTTTAGAGGGACACCAAGACTGGATTCGCTCCATTAGTTTTAGCAATGACGGTCTTTGGTTGGCGAGTGCTGGACAAGATGCCACTGTTAAGCTCTGGAATGTCTATACAGGTGAA from Pseudanabaena sp. Chao 1811 encodes the following:
- a CDS encoding WD40 repeat domain-containing protein codes for the protein MPEKRNLRKRGVILTPHGQIRLQQARREKEVAENFADRFTLEQISDRTGLSIKTITKVLEAKVPVDKPTIEAFFHGFGLLLERDDYQQPDQTELTGTSATADFLPNHASETQLEAQAETRPERILQIDFGESPDVSMFYGRQQELNQLMQWLHLDQDAQTQESREPAKRLIGIFGMGGMGKTSLVTKLLHEVIQQQQQNASEPFRYIIWRSLRNAPSFETILGDWLGILSAQQEIQPNLQKLLQYLQKERCLLVLDNFETILDRGIVGFYRQGYEAYGELLRLIGETSHRSSLIITSREKANEFNVLEGEDLPVWSLAIQGSDQASLGLLQSKGIKGTSEQAKILGDRYGNSPLAIKIIAATIRDLFDGEIALFLKEDAILFSGIRRLLDQQFIRLSELEQAIMFWLAINREWTDVETLCTDLLPNVARAKVLEAIASLYWRNLIEKSFENSLGIYTQQPMLMEYVVERFTEQASTELLERHTLGLLHHYAFLKTTVKEHIRHSQSHLIVEPIVRQLQARLGSYPAIAQHLKSILNQIRPQNLTPDHQPTPSYAAGNLINLLCHLKQDLTGCNFAGLAIWHAYAPNVPMPKTSFAHAEFQHTQLTETFGAVFAVAYSPDGKLFATGELSGYLRLWRISDGQLLWAVRGSLSWIRTVAFAPDGQTLAIGTGEHLVAFFEVATGRALQTLSGHTDQIHAIAFHPQQPLLASACGDQTLRLWDVQNAECLHILTGHTDQVQSVCWNYAGDLLISGSSDRTVRIWQLDPQGNKAPILVQTITQETHAGHSDQVFGVHFHPNGEIFASGSADNTVKIWQLSRNFTQNTSIKLLHTLKGHTAHLLFVQFSPDGEMLATASSDMTIRLWDAATGALCKTLKAHANWVRAVQFSPDGRTMLSGCSDYTIRLWDWRSGLVLRTWMGYSNWIWGAKFSHDRKTIACAGGDQTLRLWDVATGKCVQTIGGHTTWILAVVLDSQRDLVATGSGDTTVRLWQASTGKQLKILQGHKSQVLSVQFSPTDAILASSSSDYAIHLWEIPEGKLLRILEGHQDWIRSISFSNDGLWLASAGQDATVKLWNVYTGECVYTFSQFETWVWGVVFHPNGELLAIASANGITIWSLETRELIKTYSARSKWIRSIDISADGKWLVAGDQDRLIHLWNLKTDELVHSLHGHQDQVLSVQFSQDSRYILSGSADETAKIWDVHTGKCLNTFKAEGIYEGMDLTGVKGLTNEVIAMLQSLGAMKL
- a CDS encoding SRPBCC family protein — encoded protein: MPNLMQIQSNAQIVINAEIATVFDASTDCKNLPKFFTGYQSIPAIVGAKTIDELPLHEGSIRIVDNSDGSSIEEVIVLLERPSTQKYKLIKGFKPPFSWLVKTASGQWSYEDLDSKTKVIWNFYFEMSNIFAYAIFRLAVLRPFQKAQDICLRNLKEYVEGSDGRL